AGCTCTGTGGAGACGTTTGACTGCCTTTCCGACATATTTGTCATCACTGACTACTTTATTTACCAAGTAATAAACTTCTTAAGAAAAgaaataacctttttttctaCACTTTACAAATCTTTTATTTGAGTTTAACCGCCGTGTGTCGGACATAAAGCCAAACTGCTGCTGCCGTTGCTAACGTTACACACTTTCTACCACCATAAAACGACGTCCTGTTCTGTCACAATTCGACAGAactcacaaatattttaaagttaaaacttCTACTTCTACGTAAAACTAAAGTCATACTGCATTGATCGTACAATGAAGGGCAAGGCGAATACTTCTAACCCGTTTTTAAAAGTGACACAAACCAGCAACGCCCTTTTCGCAGTCCCTAAAATTAGACAGAGGGCTAAAGCTAGAAACTTTTCCCCCCCAAAGCACTGGATCTATACagcttcaaaacacacacagcatgacagCGTCAACTTTAAAACTCATATACGCGCATCAGCGTAAAGCTATGTTTATAACagtaagtaaaaaaagaaaaacaactcgAGAGAAATGTTCTATTTGAATGCAAAACCATGGTTACCTGAGTTAAGGAAAGACTGGCAGCCATAATGTTTCAGTTCCCACTAGTGCATCCTACGCTCTGCGATAGGCGACGAGGCCAATAAAGGTACACAGAAAACCCGGAGCTGGAGTTCTTTACTATACTGCATTACAACAGGATTTGGATCTGGACTCAGTTCTAGTGCAGATCTGACAATCAACTATAGGTTTTTGCCATTTGTGAATTTGTTAAGGAGCCAAGCTGGATAAACAGGTAGAACATCAGATCGTTTTTACCAGCTGACAAGCTTCTTGTTAAGTTgcaggaaactggagaacccataTTAGAATTATAATTTAGCtgagattcagattcagaattTAGATTCTGGTATAAAGTCTGGAAGCACAACGTTATTTGCAAGATTTTCTTTCACCTAATAGATTATCTTTATGCCATATAAATATGGCATATTTATATATGCTGCCCCTGCTATTTACCCAGCAGGGGTCTCCCTGATTTTTGTGGCCACAGCTTTAAATTTAAAGCTGTGGCCACAAAAATCAGGGAGACCCCTGCTGGGTAAATAGAAGCcttaaaaaaagagattttattgaactgaattcagagaaacatgaACTTTGATTTTTGAATGTGAATTTGAGATCACAACAGCACAATGTGGTATGAATGATGCATAGCATTAAACCTAGACTCCTAAAGGGTTCTTTCATTTATCCAACTGGGGCAACGCTTAAAGTTTGCCATTCAGAAAGAGCTCCAAATTCAACACCTTTTCAAACCCTTATCTACAAAAGAACTGACAGACAAGTGATTTTTCTTAATGTAGGAATGCTGTAGTCAATATGGCGTGGTCCCTTAGCCCGCTTGgctaattttttcacattctTTGTGATGAAGATAgtgaagttattatttattttgctgttatACACTATACCTATTTTCAGCTTTGAAATTTCTGCTTTGCtcaaaaatacataaagtacAGGTAAGATCCAAAATCAATAATTAGGCTCAAACTGTCCCCTGTTCCCAAATATAATCAACCAGCAAGGCCCGTTTGGACAAAAGTTGGTTTCAGTTTTGCACTGGACCTATAAggttacaaatataaaaaataaaattataattcatAAAACTTTTTATAGAGCAAAGTGTAAGGTGTCAGACATCTGATACCTTACTGATCAGCAcaagaatgaataaaacagtgaTGCAATTCAAGTGATAAAGTGAATGCTATAAGCTTCTGTAACTAGTTAACACTTTCAGCTCTAATGAAAAAGGCAACATTAATAGACCACAGATGTCTTCACTGATCAACTGCATATGTGTAAATCTATTTATAATTTAAGTATTGCTTTCTCATGGGTTAAACATGTTTGGTGGAAGAAGGCTATAAGTGAAACTGAGTACTGCAAATTAAGCCAGCAAATTAATGCCATCTTAAACTTTAAGCAGGTTTGAAACAAATGATACAAAAGGGCCACATCAATCCACAGCTTGGTTTCATAATACACTTTCTTTGTTAATCTTTTGAACctaataaataacttttttttttatatctggtCTGCAGAATATGTCAGCTATATAGTTTCTTCAGAAGAACAAAATCCACACAAGTTCAAGGGGCAAGgaattatttcaaatattaaCAATACAATCATGTTTTCTGTTTGAGGTTAAGTTTTggaattaacaaaaaaaaaaaaaaaaagggcataCAAGGATTCtcgctttcacacacacacacaacatacttAGATTGAGCATATTGCACTATGGATGGAAAATGAACAGCAATCTGCTGGAATTTCAGGCTCCTAAATGTTCAGCTAACACACtaacaaaaatgaaatgaaccGAACATAAAACGGTGACACAGTAGTGGTTCATAGAGGTATTGTggaccatcttttttttttagccttctTTTATCAATGTTACATAATTTCCCGGTCCCGTACATGATCACTATTCGTTACAAAAAGGTATGCATTTCCTCTTATTTCATATCCTCTGAACACCACTTTATGGTGTTATGGTTATGCTGACGAAGCTCAATGAAGTATGGTATAGTTATAAATATGTTTGCAGCACCAGAACTGAATGTTAAATGTCTGAGCTGAGAAACAAAGGAATGTTCAACATGTCTCTGCCACAGTTCTCCAATGAGAATAGGAGGCATAGCAGGAGTTTCATTTCAAGTCTACAACTCATCCTTAAGATTAGAGTCTGTTCCTTCCTcgtcatcttcttcatcatcgtcatcatcttcctcctcctcgtcctcctcttcatctttctcttcttcatcaGCTTCATCCTTTGCCTCTTCACTCCTTTTCTTGTCCTCTTCTTCacgtttctttctctcttcctcctcttgactctctttcatctttttttcagCATCCTGTTAAAAACAGATTGCTTTATCTCAAGAAGAAACCCTGATAGACACTTCACCACACATAATATCACTGACAAAATATACATCACAATTAAATATAGCTGTAGGATAGATGTATTAGTATTCAGAGAAGAGTAATGCTCCATATTATGAAATAAAAGGCGTGATTATATAtcttgtttaaatgttaaacactGATGACCATCAGTCTGTTTTGGCTTCAGTGTTTAAACAGGTCAATATTTGCACCAAAATAGTAAGAAATTTGCTTCATGTATATAAAATTATGTATACTTGGTTGTGTGAAAGGCACCATGTCTTGTAATTGCATTTAGAATGCTAAACAACTGTATCTTCATCTAAATAAAGATTATGTTAAGTAAAATTAAACTAAGTATAGGTTTATAGTGTTGAACCCATGTATGAATTTACCTTTGTGGCACCCCAAGACTCATCAGCAATCTTTTCAGCCAGTTTTGGGTCATTGGTAATGAGAAAGTTGTCAAAAATGGTGCCAGACTTCACCTGTTCCAAAACAAGGAAATAGTGTGGATTAGTAAATTTAATAGGAACGCATCCTTTGAAACAAGTCATAACCAGCACTAATAACATTCATACCTGCCACAGGTCCAGTCCAATCACTCCATTGCTGCTGTATTTGTAGATCTCAGAATCAGGAGTGTATTCAGGGTTGTCAATTTCAGGGTGAACCCATTTACCTTTGTAGGCAGGATTGTCAATCTGTTTTGGTTTCCATTCACCCTACCAAAGAGGAAAATCCATTTTATGGGTATACAAATAACAGCTGTTTTACTATGCTACAGTATTTCAAgttaaaacacaatgaaactCTAATCTAATTTGTTACAGACAACACATTTGTTGAATGTGGAAAGATTATAATATTTTgccaaaaatattaaatgattaacAATCTGAAAAGCTATACTGAATAAGACAACTGAAGGCGAACATTTGTTTACGGAAACAAATGCACGAACATGTTTAgatataataacaaaaaagaccagttcaaaatattaaacacatactgtacatttttgaaTATCTACCAGAACTAATGAATATCTACTGTACCTCTGAGTGTGTCCCTCATGTTTGATTATATACATGATTTCTGTACAATGCCaatagaaaattaaaatagGCGATATTTTTTAATGGGCTATATTTTACTTAGAGCTTTGTTTACCTTGTAGTCAGGGTTGGTAATCATGGGAGGCTCCCATTCTCCATCCATCTCTTCATCCCAGTCATCAGGTTTTTTGGCATCAGGATCAGGAATGGTTTCAGGCTCATCCCAGTCCTGTAGAAAGGTAAAGACAATCATCATTTCATGGGAAACCATCTAATTTTATGTGGATATAAACATCATTTGGATTAAAAATCCattgctccaaaaaaaaaaaaaaaaaaaaggaacacttCATCATAAGAGTATAAACACCTAGTAAATTAAACTTAAGGGATATCAATCTGTTCACTTAGGATGCATAAGTGATTGTAAATCAGTTTCACCTGCTTGGTGCAAATCAAAGTGACAACAGGTACACAGGAGCGGTAAAAGCAAGACACCCCCCCAAAAAGGGAATGGTTTTGCAGGTGGTGGCCACAGACAATTGCCCACTCCTTATCCTTTCTGACCAATTTGTCTCTAGTTTTGTTAGGGTCCTTGTCACTACTTGAAACATGAGGCAGTAACGACAACCCAATCATTTTAAACAAGTAGTCCAGTTTCTCAAAGATGGCAAAACCATTCGCGTCATTGCAAGGAGGTTTATTGTGTCTCCCACCACAGCTCCAAGAGCATGGAGGGATACAAAGAGACAGGCAAGGGAGAGTTGCATAGGGCCACAGAACAACCACCCTGTAGCAGGACTGGAATCTGCTTCTTTGTGTGAAGAAACCGGAGGAACAGTGCCAGAGCCATACAAAATAACCTTCAGCATGCTGGAGCAATGGGCCCTAGGTTCCTCCTGGTGCATGCCAATTCCCAGACTCATGTGGCCAGAGTGGTATGCAGCTAATGGATGAATAAGGCATTGATGTGAATGACTGCCCCCCATGTTCTCCAGACCTGAGTCCAATTGACAACCTTATGTATTGGACCAAATGAAGCTGCCAAGTAACAGCACAGAATGTCCAGGAGCTCCATGATGCAGGTGTGGGAGAAGATCCCCCAGTGCACCATCTCATCAGGAGCATACAGGCATGTGGGGGCCTGTATTTGTTGTGATGAAATTTATGCACGTTGGATCAGCCTGTAATTTCAGTTAGTTTACTATGATTTTGAATCCAACCTTAATGGGTTTCTTCTGACCATTTTCAAATCACTCTGTTCACAACATATTACAGAGTGTATGCAAGTATTTTTAACTCAAGTATTTCATTTCATCGAAATCCAATGTGTAATTTAAGTGTTTCCATAATTTTTTTGAGCAGCAGTGTGCAAAGGTATGTAAGCACTGACTTCActatttacatttgttaaaaACAAACTTCAACCATAAGTCTTTGTCAAAATTGCTGTAAgacaatgtgtatgtgtgtgagaggtgatGTTACATGAATGGAATATGGCTTTTAAACTGTGTTGACAAATTTGATCCAAACACCAAACTACAGTACATCAAGAACAGAGaggttattaatataaaatattatataagatTCTTTAGGGGGAATCTAACCAAATTACTACATAAAGTCTGGGATTTGTATGCGTCTTAAAAGCAATTCTAAATTTACATTTAGCCAAAAATTTATTCTCTAATTCTTTAAAGTCTAAACACtttattcttaatattattcACCTCAGGTTTTTTATCGTCAGGGTCATCAATCTTCTCCTGCTCATCCCAGTCTTCAGGCTTCTTTGCTTCTGGATCCTTGATCTTCTTTGGGGGCAAAAAGTCCCAATCATCCTCGAGAGATCCAGACTCCACTTTTTTATTGTCGATCTTCACCTCATATGTGTTGTCTGGGTTAACAATTAGCGTGTACAGGTGGGTGTATTCATCATCCTAGTCATTAACATCATAAAGTTAGTAAGGTCATTTTTCCAACAGCTCATCAAAAACATGGAATTAGTATGCTGGGAATACCATGTAGAACTGACTTTACCTTGCACCTGATGTCTTTGTTGATCAAATGATTCTTGCCCTTATAATTGAAGATGACATGAACCTTTTTAGTGCCAGGGCCACAGATATCAGGACCTTAAAGAGAGCATATCGTCAATAAATATCCTCTATTCTTTATTCCTAGTTTAAAATCATCAGATACCTAGTTAAGAAAGAAGAAATCTTTCTCACCAAACATTATATTGTATGTGGACTCTCCATGCATTTCCTCTTGCTTGAGGCTTGATGGGAAAAGCTTAATGTAGCCTCCTCCACAGTCTATGCTCTGCTCATGTTTCACTGTGAACTGCACAACCAGTGGCTGGTCCTTATTGCTGAAGTCCTCAAACCGAGATGAGATGGCATAAAAGTGAGCATCCTGGCTGGTCTGAAGGCCTGTGGAACAACATGAAAATATCTAGTTCAATGATATTCTATAGCAGGTCTAAGTTTATAAAGTGTGtgcacattaaacacacatcatTACCAAACGAAGAATTCAACAAAATTCCTTGCTTTAGTCTATCCATacctatttttaaaaaatgtacagagAAAGAAAGGTTATTGCAATAGCACGcaaatattcaatatttaatgGCGTATGCAATTTACCAATCACTATTCTAATTTTACCAGTTTGGCCAAATAATTTATGCAGACCTGCAGTCTACTTTAAGCATTGggtttaatacaataaaatagaGTAATGAGTTTGACATGACTGTGGTATCATTTAGCCCTTGTAATGCTTAAAAATTAAAACCGTAAAAAAATTTAACAGTGAATCtaagaaaatgtacattttacaatttaataaaagtgttatgccatttcagttacctaaTAAAAAGTGATGGggtcatttaatcatttaagtTACAATTTGTGTAAGAACTTTGTACTTTTGTATTGCCCCATCAGTCAATCtactaatatatttaaaaataagaacaaatgaGAACTGAATTGTGACTTTCTCTTGAACAATATTTCAAggtaaaatataacaaaattgcTGCTATCCAAGTGCAATgttttattagtacttatttaTCTGAAATATAGATACAGGCTTATGTTAAAAACACTAAGTTTATACTTTGTGATCTTTTGATTACTTAGCAGCGGGTTAGACACCTGAGATAGAAAACATGAGTTGAAATGACCAACCTTGAATAAATCAATGTTTTGGGAAAACAGTAAGGACACAAACACTTTTCATGCCTGGGGATACTCCTACTAACAGATGTGTGCTATCATGAACTGTGTGAGTGCAAACCAGGCATAAAAGTAATATTGCAATGTGCTGCACGTCACACCGTGTGGTTGTGTATGTATCCAAAAAATCTGAACAAAATTAATtctattttcaaaaaaaaagcatgtccattaatttcattttatatttcttttattatagtacttatatatatataaagggatGCACCAGAAGTAGATTAACCATGTTTCATATTCAGTAAAGAATTGACCCAAACACAAAAAGTACTAATATAAAAACATCTAATTTTTGCTTTCAACAtaagttttaaaatgtcttcCTCCTTTACATAAGTATTTATAGTATAATAAGAATGGAACCCcagtcatgtgtgtgtttgttttccccCCCTAAGATTGGTGCATTTTATTGCATTACAAAATACAAGATGCATCATTTAGAGATTTGATGAactgttgacaaaaaaaaaaagtgcatcaaATCCACAACACGAGAATGTCAGCATTCAAGAGAAAAGGACCGTCTCACCCTTGTCTTTCTCTGCATCGCCATAAAATTTGCCAGCCGACAGCACAAACTTGCCATAGTCGGATTTGTGGGTGGATTCCAGCCATCGGCTTTTCCAAGCATCTACACCAACAGAGAATgaatacaaaatgtttacttAATTTAAAGCATCTGCGTTGTTACCAAACGTCTAGGAGGAAAGTGTGACGCCATGTAGTGTTGATTCCCTGAAAGGAATCGCgttttaaaaacatataatatTCAGCTTTAACGCAGGtcttcattcatattcatatttccAATGTTTCAGACTGTATGTTTACACGAGAGAAAGACAACACATATAAACAAACCCCTGTCTAAGATGATGTTGTTATCAACAGCTAAGAGAAATGTCGGTAGCACAGCCATTGTAGTGGTGTGAATTCTATTCAAAGACTACGTTTAACTTTAGatacattctttaaaaaagaaagaaacacatacATAAGGTTATTGAAtcattgtttaaatataaaacagccATTACCCCCGTCTTCAAACTGCTCTCTGAAATAAACGGTCGGTTCTGCAGCTAATAAGGCTAACGATAAGCTCATGAAAAGCAAACATAGCGTTGTcattgtggcaaaaaaaaaaatgctctcaACAGTCTACTAGACGACGTGTAAATTAGCTTATAATGCCACCTAAAAACACGTTAATATCGGCGATATCAAGCAACGTGCTTTTCTAAATCAACTAGATCCTCTTCACTTTGCCAGGCTCTCCTCTTGGCTCAGAACAGATGGCCTACTTTCATTGGCCCAGAGCACGAGCAGGTGGGATCACAGATTCCGACCAATCAAATCATGAGTAGATCAATGATGGAAAGCAAACTTTGGCCAATTCAGTGTGTCCATGTAGGTAACCAGCAATCCAAAGAAGAGGACATGAACTAATGATTTTGAGATGGAGAAAGCAAAATCACACAAGCTATTGGTTTTCCGTAATTAAATACCACTTGGGTAAAGATTATTTCCCAGCTGCTCCTATTAATGATATTTATACAGTAGCTCTTTGtgacttaatttattttttctattttaacatATTATCTGAAATAATAATGCCACTGAAATAAATTGAGAgtatgagagaaaaataaaccttGGCATTAAAGGTTTCTTGATATTTAAAATAGTCATAAAATCATTTGCACATCAACTGTAAAGATTTCCATTTATATGAAAAGAAATTGGATCTTCATTGTAGTCCATAggcaataaaagaaataatttgtttatagtGACTGAAAATATCCTATAAGTTAGTATTTATTCTGCTAGCTGTATGGAATGTCAATGTACTGGTGAAAATGGTTAATGCTTTTCTAATGTGAAAATCAGCATAAGCATAAGAATAGTAATAAAAAGGACACAATACTGGTTCCgttgtaaaacattttatgtgtaacagctaaaatgaattaaaattaaattcacaAAAGGTTTAGAACTTCCATCTGGTGACAAAGTGAAAATGACACAGAGGTCTTAAAGTTAAATAGTGTTATAAAGTGttcaaaatatacataaaaatgacaattctttaaatataaatgtaacgCTTACTACTGTAACCATCCAGAATGAAAATGTACATTTGGAATATTTTTTGACACAACATAACTTCATATCAAACTTTGTTACATTTTTTCACTTCAGCATATTACTTTTCAATCCATGATGTAAACACTACCATGTATTTCCATagtttatgaaaaaaaatacaattgcGAGGTTAGAGTTTTAAGGGGTACACACCAACCCCAGACTATGCATTGTTCTTATTGCTGTCATAATCTGGTATTTTTCTCTAGAAAAATAGACTTTTGTTGTAACAGAAACAACAGTAATGCTAATAAATGATGGATTGACCTAcactttctgcttttctttactttctctTCAACATCACCTGAATGTTAATACATCAATATAAcgtgaaaaaaaacacaaattatcCAATGTAAGGCATTCATGCACAGCACATTTACatgaaataattacataaaataaaaatttaaataaaaaaaataaataattgcaatATTATTAACTTGTATATTTATGGTGTCCTCCATGAGATTGCAGGTTTTGAAAACAGAATTGTGAGCTAAACcaggtgtcttttttttgttttgtaaaaactAGCTAACTAGAATCACAACAATTAGTGCTTGTAA
The genomic region above belongs to Tachysurus vachellii isolate PV-2020 chromosome 11, HZAU_Pvac_v1, whole genome shotgun sequence and contains:
- the calr gene encoding calreticulin produces the protein MTTLCLLFMSLSLALLAAEPTVYFREQFEDGDAWKSRWLESTHKSDYGKFVLSAGKFYGDAEKDKGLQTSQDAHFYAISSRFEDFSNKDQPLVVQFTVKHEQSIDCGGGYIKLFPSSLKQEEMHGESTYNIMFGPDICGPGTKKVHVIFNYKGKNHLINKDIRCKDDEYTHLYTLIVNPDNTYEVKIDNKKVESGSLEDDWDFLPPKKIKDPEAKKPEDWDEQEKIDDPDDKKPEDWDEPETIPDPDAKKPDDWDEEMDGEWEPPMITNPDYKGEWKPKQIDNPAYKGKWVHPEIDNPEYTPDSEIYKYSSNGVIGLDLWQVKSGTIFDNFLITNDPKLAEKIADESWGATKDAEKKMKESQEEEERKKREEEDKKRSEEAKDEADEEEKDEEEDEEEEDDDDDEEDDEEGTDSNLKDEL